The following are from one region of the Rhodopirellula sp. P2 genome:
- a CDS encoding PDZ domain-containing protein produces MSSDSYLRREKATEALLKAGPVAIEPLLQVLERGDLETTQRAIGILQSIAMARPILEGESERPKLARPDPNEPDAWATLLALSTMGGSRGERATMAVEEITQVRRAQTIQTLTMQGAMIGVKEFVYGATTNLQRIVEVTEGYTGEDSLLELLRWIDKVEFARIEGPAIRQGVLKGVIQMPDLKTLSLLYGEIDLETMKVIGDLDSIDHLEFRYVPLNDELIDAIAKLPIRISLTLNGTDLSTERVDALRQTLPGLNIEFKRGGFLGVRCNDSFNECIIQSVVEGSGAEVAGLLPSDVIIRANGEPIRKFADLQAIINTRDPGQTIRIGYRRRNVEYEADAKLGKLTEPN; encoded by the coding sequence TTGTCCAGCGATTCTTATTTGCGTCGCGAGAAGGCCACGGAGGCTTTGCTCAAGGCCGGCCCGGTTGCGATTGAGCCGTTGCTGCAGGTCCTCGAGCGAGGCGACCTGGAGACCACTCAGCGAGCGATTGGCATTTTGCAGTCGATCGCGATGGCTCGCCCGATTCTCGAAGGCGAATCCGAGCGTCCCAAATTGGCTCGACCGGATCCCAACGAACCGGATGCTTGGGCAACGTTGCTGGCCCTGTCCACGATGGGCGGCAGTCGCGGTGAGCGAGCCACCATGGCGGTGGAGGAAATCACGCAAGTGCGACGGGCGCAGACCATCCAAACGTTGACGATGCAGGGAGCGATGATCGGCGTCAAAGAATTCGTCTATGGCGCGACCACCAACCTGCAACGCATCGTCGAGGTCACGGAGGGCTACACCGGTGAAGATTCGCTGCTCGAACTGCTTCGCTGGATCGACAAGGTCGAGTTCGCTCGCATCGAAGGGCCTGCCATTCGGCAAGGTGTGCTGAAGGGTGTGATCCAAATGCCCGATCTGAAGACGCTGTCGTTGCTGTACGGCGAGATCGATCTGGAAACGATGAAGGTCATCGGTGATTTGGATTCGATTGATCACTTGGAATTCCGTTATGTCCCGCTCAATGACGAATTGATCGATGCCATCGCGAAACTGCCGATTCGCATTTCGCTGACCCTCAATGGCACTGATCTCTCAACCGAGCGGGTCGACGCGTTGCGGCAAACGCTGCCGGGGTTGAACATTGAATTCAAACGCGGTGGTTTCTTGGGCGTCCGCTGCAACGATTCCTTCAATGAATGCATCATCCAGAGTGTCGTCGAAGGCAGCGGCGCCGAAGTCGCGGGACTGCTTCCCAGTGACGTGATCATCCGAGCCAATGGCGAACCCATTCGAAAATTCGCGGACCTGCAAGCCATCATCAACACGCGAGATCCCGGGCAAACCATTCGCATCGGGTATCGACGCCGCAACGTCGAGTATGAAGCCGACGCGAAACTTGGCAAACTGACTGAGCCCAACTGA
- the rpmF gene encoding 50S ribosomal protein L32, translating to MAVPKRKHSNSRTGKRRAHDHLKKRQVTYCPQCSTAVPTHVVCPKCGYYQGRTVVESTDQ from the coding sequence ATGGCCGTCCCAAAACGCAAGCACTCCAACAGCCGTACCGGCAAACGCCGCGCCCACGATCACTTGAAAAAACGTCAAGTGACCTACTGCCCGCAGTGCAGCACCGCAGTGCCGACGCACGTCGTTTGTCCGAAATGTGGTTATTACCAAGGTCGCACAGTCGTTGAATCGACGGACCAGTAA
- a CDS encoding ammonium transporter, producing MLPRVLVAVCLLTCILGVPLVGLPASSLLAQDEVAGTSGAETSTPENSPPESEVPAAETEAAAESEAPTLESLQAGVDEALLAGHNGWMLVCCALVLFMTAPGLAMFYGGLVRRKNVLSVLMQCIFLMGMMTVLWALYGYSFAFGGQGGWFGNFDYLFMDGVQRYWDEDLGRAITPMEGSMTRLTHMLFQGMFFIITPALICGAFAERMKFSAMVIFSILWGTFIYCPLTHWVWDEGPLSYFAGDKALAGGALDFAGGTVVHISSGISALVAALLIGPRMGYPREPLQPHNLTYTALGAAMLWVGWFGFNAGSQLASDELTASAFAVTHFSAAAGAVAWVTLEWLVLGKPTVLGASSGAVAGLVCITPAAGFVQPMPALVMGALAGGICYWACSTLKHKFHYDDALDAFGVHGVGGTLGAILTGVFATRAAWDVSDGVPIGLIESGGDFTLVIGQIVAVLVTYVFAGLGSLILLKLIDIFIGLRVPAESEQRGLDISDHGEEGYQFA from the coding sequence ATGTTGCCACGCGTGTTAGTTGCCGTTTGTTTGCTCACGTGCATCCTCGGAGTGCCCCTGGTCGGCTTGCCGGCTTCCAGCTTGCTGGCGCAGGACGAGGTGGCGGGAACCTCCGGCGCGGAGACCTCGACACCAGAGAATTCCCCCCCCGAATCCGAGGTCCCCGCGGCAGAAACGGAAGCAGCCGCTGAATCCGAAGCCCCGACGTTGGAAAGCCTGCAAGCGGGAGTCGATGAGGCCCTGCTGGCCGGCCACAACGGTTGGATGCTGGTTTGCTGTGCCTTGGTGCTGTTCATGACCGCACCGGGACTGGCCATGTTCTATGGCGGTTTGGTGCGTCGCAAAAACGTCCTCAGTGTGTTGATGCAGTGCATCTTTTTGATGGGAATGATGACGGTGCTGTGGGCACTGTACGGTTACTCGTTCGCATTTGGCGGCCAAGGTGGCTGGTTCGGCAACTTCGACTACCTGTTCATGGACGGTGTGCAGCGATACTGGGACGAAGACCTGGGCAGAGCCATCACTCCGATGGAAGGCTCGATGACGCGTCTGACCCACATGTTGTTCCAAGGCATGTTCTTCATCATCACGCCCGCGCTGATCTGCGGCGCGTTTGCCGAGCGGATGAAGTTCAGTGCGATGGTGATCTTTTCGATCCTGTGGGGAACGTTCATCTATTGCCCGCTGACGCACTGGGTTTGGGATGAAGGACCGCTGTCGTACTTCGCGGGTGACAAAGCCCTGGCAGGCGGGGCACTGGACTTCGCTGGCGGAACGGTCGTGCACATCAGCAGTGGCATCTCGGCCTTGGTCGCGGCGCTGTTGATTGGTCCTCGAATGGGTTACCCACGCGAGCCGTTGCAGCCGCACAATTTGACTTACACCGCGTTGGGTGCGGCGATGTTGTGGGTGGGATGGTTCGGTTTCAACGCTGGCAGCCAACTGGCATCGGATGAGCTGACCGCCAGCGCGTTTGCGGTGACTCACTTTTCGGCCGCCGCCGGAGCGGTCGCCTGGGTGACGCTGGAATGGCTGGTGCTCGGCAAGCCAACCGTTTTGGGTGCCAGCAGTGGTGCGGTTGCCGGATTGGTTTGCATCACCCCTGCGGCTGGATTTGTGCAACCGATGCCAGCCTTGGTGATGGGCGCTTTGGCTGGTGGCATTTGTTACTGGGCCTGTTCAACCCTGAAACACAAATTTCATTATGACGACGCGTTGGACGCCTTTGGTGTCCACGGTGTGGGCGGAACTCTCGGTGCAATCTTGACCGGTGTTTTCGCGACTCGTGCGGCCTGGGACGTCAGTGACGGCGTGCCAATCGGATTGATTGAATCGGGCGGCGACTTCACGTTGGTCATCGGCCAAATCGTTGCGGTGCTGGTCACCTATGTGTTTGCCGGTTTGGGAAGTTTGATCCTTCTCAAGTTGATCGACATCTTCATCGGTTTGCGAGTTCCCGCCGAAAGCGAGCAACGCGGTTTAGACATTTCGGACCACGGCGAAGAAGGCTACCAGTTCGCCTGA
- a CDS encoding cytochrome-c peroxidase, which translates to MTIHRILMCAAATLVATSPPVFAAETVSLGDPTLTAGIPGEGPLTLEQAQRFMADSKNHAELEVQLPKGLDAAAGNVYIPEDNPLTRAKIELGRQLYFDPRLSADGTISCATCHAAETGWGAPTQFGVGIRGLTGNRNSPVSFNRILSKHQFHDGRAASLEEQAVGPIANPIEMGNTHDACVKTLAANAIYKAQFDKVFDDGVTIDNVGKALATFERAIVTGPAPYDYYAPLSAFEKTFAEDLEYLDEEPELAEQYAKLQAEAAKNPMTESSIRGMELTFGKANCTACHAGANFTDEQFHNLGVGMDAEKPDLGRFEITKDDKDRGAFKTPTMRNVADSGPYMHDGSQETLEEVVEWYNKGGHPNPYLSDKMKPLNLNEQEKADLVEFMRQGLQSDFPVIEPGRLPADG; encoded by the coding sequence ATGACCATTCATCGCATTCTGATGTGTGCCGCGGCGACTTTGGTTGCCACCAGCCCCCCTGTTTTTGCCGCGGAAACCGTTTCGCTTGGCGATCCAACCCTGACTGCCGGAATCCCTGGCGAAGGCCCACTGACGTTGGAACAAGCCCAGCGTTTCATGGCCGACTCAAAGAACCATGCCGAACTGGAGGTTCAGCTTCCCAAGGGCCTCGATGCCGCGGCGGGAAATGTCTACATCCCCGAAGACAACCCGCTGACACGGGCCAAGATTGAGCTGGGCCGCCAGTTGTATTTCGACCCGCGTTTGTCAGCCGACGGCACGATCTCCTGTGCCACATGTCACGCCGCTGAAACCGGCTGGGGTGCCCCCACTCAATTCGGAGTGGGCATCCGCGGGCTGACCGGGAACCGCAACTCACCGGTCTCGTTCAATCGCATTCTTAGCAAGCATCAATTCCATGATGGACGCGCCGCATCGTTGGAAGAGCAAGCGGTGGGGCCGATCGCCAACCCGATCGAAATGGGCAACACGCACGATGCTTGCGTGAAGACGCTCGCTGCCAACGCAATTTACAAGGCGCAGTTTGACAAGGTCTTTGATGACGGTGTGACGATCGACAACGTCGGCAAGGCACTCGCAACGTTTGAACGAGCCATCGTGACAGGCCCGGCTCCTTACGATTACTACGCCCCGCTGTCGGCGTTCGAAAAGACATTTGCGGAGGACCTGGAATACCTCGACGAAGAGCCCGAGCTGGCCGAGCAATACGCGAAGCTCCAAGCGGAAGCCGCCAAGAACCCGATGACCGAATCGTCGATTCGTGGCATGGAACTGACGTTTGGGAAAGCCAACTGCACCGCTTGTCATGCCGGTGCCAACTTCACCGATGAACAGTTCCACAATCTGGGTGTGGGCATGGACGCGGAAAAGCCTGACCTGGGGCGATTTGAAATCACCAAGGACGACAAAGATCGTGGTGCGTTCAAAACCCCGACGATGCGAAACGTCGCCGACTCGGGGCCGTACATGCACGACGGCAGCCAAGAGACGCTCGAAGAAGTCGTTGAGTGGTACAACAAGGGCGGTCACCCCAACCCGTACCTGAGCGACAAGATGAAGCCGCTGAACCTGAATGAGCAAGAGAAAGCGGACTTGGTCGAATTCATGCGTCAGGGTTTGCAAAGCGATTTCCCCGTCATCGAGCCGGGCCGCTTGCCAGCCGACGGCTGA
- the fabG gene encoding 3-oxoacyl-[acyl-carrier-protein] reductase: protein MDLSLSVDLKDQVAIVTGASQGLGRAVAVALGQNGAHVVCVARNAEKLAATVAEIEAAGGTGEALPCDVTDRKAAAEAIEGTHKKHGRLDILVNNAGITRDKLMRGMSDEEWDSVIATNLTSCFVCCRSAAGVMRRSKYGRIINMASISGLIGNPGQANYSASKAGMIGMTRTMSKELVSRGVTVNAVAPGFIASEMTAELGDVILEEVKKRIPAKRVGQPEDVAAAVLFLASRDASYISGQTIVVDGGMVG, encoded by the coding sequence ATGGATCTCTCCCTGTCGGTTGATTTGAAAGATCAAGTCGCCATTGTCACCGGTGCCAGCCAAGGTCTCGGCCGAGCTGTTGCCGTCGCACTGGGGCAAAACGGAGCCCACGTGGTTTGCGTCGCTCGCAACGCCGAGAAACTGGCCGCAACCGTCGCTGAAATCGAAGCCGCTGGCGGAACAGGCGAAGCCCTGCCCTGCGATGTCACTGATCGCAAAGCCGCTGCCGAAGCCATCGAAGGCACTCACAAAAAACACGGTCGCCTGGATATCTTGGTCAACAACGCCGGGATCACACGCGACAAACTGATGCGGGGAATGTCCGACGAAGAGTGGGATTCCGTCATCGCCACCAACTTGACCAGCTGCTTCGTGTGCTGTCGCTCCGCCGCCGGAGTGATGCGACGCAGCAAGTACGGTCGAATCATCAACATGGCCAGCATCTCGGGCCTGATCGGCAACCCAGGTCAAGCCAACTACTCGGCCAGCAAGGCGGGTATGATTGGGATGACCCGGACGATGAGCAAAGAGCTCGTCTCACGTGGTGTCACCGTCAACGCCGTCGCTCCTGGGTTCATCGCCAGTGAGATGACTGCTGAGCTGGGCGACGTCATCCTGGAAGAAGTCAAAAAACGAATCCCCGCCAAACGTGTTGGTCAGCCGGAGGACGTCGCTGCGGCGGTGTTGTTCTTGGCCAGCCGTGATGCCAGCTACATTTCTGGGCAAACCATTGTCGTTGACGGTGGAATGGTCGGCTAA
- a CDS encoding magnesium chelatase, with product MDVPEARHLQQLIDSGWSSKTVKHEIRDNFSRMLAERAELFPGIVGYEDTVIPEISLALLAGHDMLFMGEKGQAKSRIMRQLVQFLDPWVPYLDHPDLPIHEDPLNPITTLGKRLVADRAPEDIPIGWWHRKERYAERLSPGTKFADIIGEIDPAKLTGGVSMSAEEALSFGLIPRMHRGIFAMNELPELDDLVQVGLFNILEERDVQIRGYPIRFELDVMILFSANPSTYNRSGKVIPQLKDRIGTIVQTHYPRERTQGIEILQQEVGDDLGGDYPVHVPLFMYQIIEEITHQARQSKYIDQASGVSARFSLANFRTIVASARQRGIVFGENPAVPRISDLGHLYASSLGKLELDLMGTHQMSEKQVIDSVIAEAIHTVFAEYIEEHGLAEIAEIFRGGVRVEVGTMLPSSEYAERLQHVPPAWDRAFEVNASENEAMRASCVEFVLAGLYSMDKISRSQRHGKISYET from the coding sequence ATGGATGTCCCCGAAGCCCGCCATTTGCAGCAATTGATCGACAGCGGATGGTCTTCCAAAACGGTCAAGCACGAGATCCGAGACAATTTTTCGCGAATGTTGGCCGAGCGAGCCGAGCTGTTCCCAGGAATCGTCGGCTACGAAGACACGGTCATCCCAGAAATCAGCCTGGCGCTGCTGGCTGGTCACGACATGTTGTTCATGGGCGAAAAAGGGCAAGCCAAAAGCCGGATCATGCGGCAGTTGGTGCAGTTCCTGGATCCCTGGGTTCCCTACCTCGATCACCCCGATTTGCCGATTCACGAGGATCCGCTGAACCCGATCACAACGCTGGGCAAGCGTCTGGTCGCCGATCGCGCCCCAGAGGACATCCCGATCGGCTGGTGGCACCGCAAGGAACGTTACGCCGAGCGTTTGTCGCCGGGCACCAAATTCGCCGACATCATTGGTGAAATTGATCCCGCCAAGTTGACGGGTGGTGTCAGCATGAGCGCCGAAGAAGCCCTCTCGTTTGGTTTGATCCCCCGCATGCACCGCGGAATTTTCGCGATGAACGAACTGCCCGAACTGGATGATTTGGTCCAAGTCGGCCTGTTCAACATCCTCGAAGAACGCGATGTGCAAATTCGCGGGTACCCGATCCGTTTTGAGTTGGACGTGATGATTTTGTTCTCGGCCAACCCCTCGACTTACAACCGATCAGGGAAAGTCATCCCGCAGCTCAAGGACCGCATCGGGACCATCGTCCAGACTCACTACCCCCGCGAGCGGACGCAAGGAATCGAGATTCTGCAGCAGGAAGTCGGCGACGATCTGGGCGGAGATTACCCTGTGCATGTGCCGTTGTTCATGTATCAAATCATTGAAGAAATCACCCACCAAGCCCGGCAAAGCAAGTACATCGACCAAGCCTCGGGAGTCTCAGCGAGGTTCTCCTTGGCAAACTTCCGGACGATTGTGGCATCCGCTCGCCAACGCGGGATCGTGTTTGGCGAGAACCCCGCGGTGCCTCGAATCAGTGACCTCGGGCATCTCTACGCCAGCAGCCTCGGCAAACTGGAACTGGATTTGATGGGCACGCATCAAATGTCTGAAAAGCAAGTGATTGACTCGGTGATTGCGGAAGCCATTCACACCGTTTTCGCAGAGTACATCGAGGAACACGGGCTGGCTGAAATCGCGGAAATTTTCCGCGGCGGCGTTCGCGTGGAGGTCGGCACGATGCTGCCCAGCAGCGAGTACGCGGAGCGTTTGCAGCACGTCCCGCCGGCCTGGGACCGCGCGTTTGAGGTCAACGCCAGTGAAAACGAAGCGATGCGTGCCTCGTGTGTCGAGTTCGTTTTGGCAGGACTCTATAGCATGGACAAAATCAGTCGCTCCCAACGGCACGGCAAGATCAGCTACGAGACTTGA
- the fabD gene encoding ACP S-malonyltransferase: MSLDATKPAILFPGQGAQTPGMGTWLCAEYPLANELFEEAGDVLGYDLKSLCADGPAEKLNETVHSQPALFVVGVAAARVHDELNPELAKKIIAAAGLSLGEYTAVCYAGGLSFADGLKLVQKRGEAMQACADATDSGMASVLGLDLEKLTAVCEECRSGDEILQPANLLCPGNIAVSGHRSALERLGPVASAAGAMKVVPLSVAGAFHTPIMDGAVELLTQALAEVELSDTRIPVYSNVDAKPHTSAEEIRQLLARQVVNPVRWDDSINAMLSDGVDGFLEAGTGRVLRGTIKRIARKTPTDGFGDQP, from the coding sequence GTGAGTCTCGACGCAACAAAACCAGCGATCCTGTTTCCCGGCCAAGGTGCTCAGACGCCCGGCATGGGGACATGGTTGTGCGCGGAATATCCCCTTGCCAACGAACTGTTTGAAGAAGCAGGCGATGTGCTGGGGTACGACCTGAAATCCCTGTGCGCTGACGGTCCAGCTGAAAAGCTGAACGAAACCGTTCACAGTCAACCGGCACTGTTTGTCGTGGGGGTCGCTGCTGCACGTGTGCATGACGAGTTGAACCCCGAGCTGGCAAAGAAAATCATTGCCGCCGCGGGACTCAGCCTCGGTGAATACACCGCCGTTTGCTACGCCGGAGGCCTGTCCTTCGCCGACGGCCTGAAATTGGTTCAGAAACGCGGCGAAGCCATGCAGGCTTGTGCCGACGCGACCGATTCGGGCATGGCCAGCGTGCTGGGGCTGGATCTCGAAAAGCTGACCGCGGTTTGTGAAGAGTGCCGCAGCGGGGACGAGATTCTGCAACCGGCCAATCTTCTGTGCCCCGGCAACATTGCTGTGTCAGGCCATCGATCCGCGCTGGAACGTCTGGGGCCAGTCGCCTCCGCCGCGGGAGCGATGAAGGTCGTGCCACTCAGCGTTGCAGGTGCTTTTCACACGCCCATCATGGATGGCGCCGTGGAATTGCTCACGCAGGCTCTGGCAGAGGTCGAGTTGTCGGACACGCGAATTCCCGTGTACAGCAACGTCGACGCGAAACCACACACCTCCGCCGAGGAGATTCGCCAGCTGCTGGCCCGTCAGGTCGTCAACCCCGTTCGTTGGGACGATTCCATCAACGCGATGCTGAGTGACGGCGTGGATGGTTTCCTGGAAGCCGGAACTGGCCGTGTGTTGCGAGGCACGATCAAACGCATCGCTCGCAAAACGCCAACGGATGGCTTCGGCGATCAGCCCTGA
- the mutY gene encoding A/G-specific adenine glycosylase, translating into MRQRLLTWFSENARDLPWRRDHSPYRVWISEIMCQQTQVATVLPYFERFLSTYPTIRDLSAADESQLMRMWEGLGYYRRARSLHAAAKKMATEHDGEFPDSFEDVLALPGIGRYTAGAILSISRNEAFPILEGNTQRVFSRWIGLTTPPTEKVAQSRLWELSDKMLPRKKASDRTNGPAGFNQAAMELGALICSPKSPKCDVCPVATMCHAHRMGLQAEIPGKISKVQYESRTEIAVVISRAEKYLVRTIPEGVRFAGMIDFPRAGPPEAEDVLGMESWLAEQLGGDVTLGMRLKTIKHAVTRYRMTLHIHLADWAGANAGDNSDEQQGPLPEPWRWASIEELADLPMSVTGRKIVRLLDRPQRSLFSEG; encoded by the coding sequence GTGCGCCAGCGCTTGCTGACCTGGTTCTCTGAAAACGCACGCGACCTGCCTTGGCGTCGAGACCACTCGCCGTACCGGGTTTGGATCAGCGAGATCATGTGCCAGCAAACTCAGGTGGCCACGGTCCTCCCGTACTTTGAACGGTTCCTCAGCACGTACCCAACCATTCGCGATTTGTCGGCCGCCGATGAAAGCCAGCTGATGCGAATGTGGGAAGGTCTGGGGTACTACCGCCGGGCCAGGTCATTGCATGCGGCTGCGAAAAAGATGGCGACGGAACACGATGGCGAGTTTCCCGATTCGTTTGAGGACGTGTTGGCGCTGCCTGGGATTGGGCGGTACACCGCCGGAGCCATCCTGTCGATTTCTCGCAATGAGGCGTTCCCGATTCTGGAGGGCAACACCCAGCGGGTTTTCAGCCGCTGGATCGGACTGACCACGCCGCCGACGGAAAAGGTCGCTCAGTCGCGATTGTGGGAATTGTCGGACAAGATGTTGCCACGAAAAAAGGCCAGCGACCGAACCAATGGGCCGGCGGGATTCAATCAAGCCGCGATGGAATTGGGGGCTCTGATCTGCTCGCCCAAGTCGCCCAAATGCGATGTGTGCCCGGTCGCGACAATGTGCCACGCCCATCGAATGGGGCTGCAAGCTGAAATCCCTGGCAAGATCAGCAAGGTTCAATACGAATCACGCACTGAGATCGCCGTCGTGATTTCAAGAGCTGAAAAGTACTTGGTTCGCACCATCCCTGAAGGCGTTCGGTTCGCCGGGATGATTGATTTCCCACGTGCTGGACCGCCAGAGGCCGAGGACGTGCTCGGCATGGAATCGTGGCTGGCCGAGCAACTTGGTGGCGACGTGACGCTCGGGATGCGTTTGAAAACCATCAAACACGCGGTCACTCGCTACCGAATGACGCTGCACATTCACCTCGCCGATTGGGCGGGGGCGAATGCAGGCGACAACTCGGACGAGCAGCAGGGGCCGCTTCCGGAGCCTTGGCGGTGGGCCTCCATCGAGGAACTGGCGGACCTGCCAATGTCGGTGACCGGACGCAAAATCGTCCGCTTGCTGGACCGTCCACAGCGGTCTCTTTTTTCAGAGGGCTGA
- a CDS encoding malic enzyme-like NAD(P)-binding protein — protein sequence MNHHSPSYAITIRLSYSDSPGAMGKITTAIGEADGAIGAVDIVNIRGGKISRDFTVNARDVDHGKRIVEHLRTVEGVEVVNTSDRVFLMHLGGKIEVLPKMPIKTRDDLSMAYTPGVARVCNAIAEDPDSSFALTIRHNTVAVVSDGSAVLGLGNIGPRAAMPVMEGKAMLFKEFANVDAFPICLDTQDTEAIIETVRQLAPTFGGINLEDISAPRCIEIEQRLDKELEIPVFHDDQHGTAIVVLAGLKNSLLRVGKTLAEVRIVVNGAGAAGTAIVKLLLISGAKDIVVCDREGAIHAGEPSQPDDSKQWIADNTNPRGAAGKLSEVIQGADVFVGVSAPNVLQTEDVANMGKDPIVFALANPDPEILPANAAPHVRIMATGRSDFPNQINNVLCFPGLFRGVLDVRATTINNEMKLAAAEAIAATIPESDLLDDYVIPSVFDRRVAKVVAQAVAKAAVETGVARRRNKAAEDIL from the coding sequence ATGAATCATCACAGCCCGTCCTACGCCATCACGATCCGTTTGAGTTATTCCGATTCGCCGGGCGCGATGGGCAAGATCACCACGGCAATCGGGGAAGCGGATGGAGCCATCGGGGCGGTCGACATCGTCAACATCCGCGGCGGCAAAATTTCGCGTGACTTCACGGTCAACGCCCGCGACGTCGATCACGGAAAACGAATTGTCGAGCACCTGCGAACGGTGGAAGGTGTCGAGGTGGTCAACACCTCGGACCGAGTGTTCCTGATGCACCTGGGCGGAAAAATCGAAGTCTTGCCCAAGATGCCGATCAAAACTCGAGACGATTTGTCGATGGCTTACACCCCCGGCGTCGCGCGGGTTTGCAACGCGATCGCGGAAGACCCCGATTCGTCCTTCGCATTGACCATTCGCCACAACACCGTGGCTGTCGTCAGCGATGGATCCGCTGTGCTGGGACTGGGCAACATCGGCCCCCGCGCTGCCATGCCCGTCATGGAAGGCAAAGCGATGTTGTTCAAAGAGTTCGCAAACGTCGACGCGTTTCCCATTTGCTTGGACACGCAAGACACCGAAGCCATCATCGAGACGGTCCGACAATTGGCACCGACCTTTGGCGGCATCAACCTGGAAGACATCTCCGCGCCACGGTGCATTGAAATCGAGCAACGACTGGACAAAGAACTGGAAATCCCAGTCTTCCACGATGATCAACACGGCACTGCGATCGTGGTGTTGGCAGGGCTAAAGAACAGCTTGCTCCGCGTCGGCAAAACGCTGGCAGAGGTCCGGATCGTGGTCAACGGAGCGGGTGCTGCAGGAACCGCGATCGTCAAGTTGCTGCTGATCTCTGGTGCGAAAGACATTGTGGTCTGTGATCGCGAAGGAGCCATCCACGCCGGCGAACCCAGCCAGCCCGATGATTCCAAGCAATGGATCGCGGACAACACCAACCCTCGGGGCGCCGCTGGCAAGCTTTCCGAAGTGATCCAGGGCGCCGATGTGTTCGTTGGCGTTTCGGCACCGAACGTTCTGCAAACCGAAGACGTGGCCAACATGGGCAAGGATCCGATTGTGTTCGCTCTCGCCAACCCGGACCCTGAAATCTTGCCTGCCAACGCGGCCCCACACGTTCGGATCATGGCAACGGGGCGCAGTGATTTCCCCAACCAGATCAACAACGTGCTGTGCTTCCCCGGGTTGTTCCGCGGGGTGCTGGACGTTCGTGCGACAACGATCAACAACGAGATGAAGTTGGCGGCGGCGGAAGCCATCGCGGCAACCATTCCCGAGTCCGACCTGTTGGACGACTACGTGATCCCCAGCGTGTTTGACCGCCGGGTGGCAAAGGTGGTCGCCCAAGCGGTCGCGAAAGCGGCGGTGGAGACCGGAGTCGCTCGCCGGCGAAACAAGGCCGCCGAAGACATCCTGTAA
- a CDS encoding acyl carrier protein produces MASIEERVVDIVSEQLGVDKDKITRETSFVNDLGADSLDTVELVMELEEEFDISIPDDSAEKIQKVGEAIDFIEKEKGEDA; encoded by the coding sequence ATGGCGTCTATCGAAGAACGCGTGGTCGACATTGTTTCTGAACAGCTCGGCGTTGACAAAGACAAAATCACCCGCGAAACATCGTTCGTCAACGACCTCGGTGCCGACTCGCTCGACACCGTTGAGTTGGTGATGGAGCTCGAAGAAGAGTTCGACATCAGCATTCCTGATGACTCCGCCGAAAAGATCCAAAAGGTCGGCGAAGCGATTGATTTCATCGAAAAGGAAAAAGGCGAAGACGCCTAG